A single Crateriforma conspicua DNA region contains:
- a CDS encoding sulfatase-like hydrolase/transferase, which translates to MTIGLIWADRPLWAADTSGGQRSNRPNVLLIIVDDLGAADLSCLGSTDMRTPHLDDLFARSLRLQRFYANCPVCSPTRASVLTGFYPDRVGVPGVIRTHQDNSWGNFSPSKPTLPGALQSAGYHTEAIGKWHLGLTEEDHPHRHGFDHFHGFLGDMMDDYYNHLRHGQHYMRDGMTPVHPEGHATDVFTSWAEAFISNQTEHADRPWFLYLAYNAPHTPIQPPQDWLERVRQRDSSIDPRRAKLVALIEHLDDGIGRVLKRLADTGQDQNTLVVFTSDNGGQVNVGANNGNLRDGKGSMYEGGLRIPGSLYVPPGCGATAETTIGSVAKAANCTADLMPTVLDLVGAEIPDALDGRSLVPMIRNPATDWEDPREIYFVRREGGKAYGGLTCEAVLVGQTKLVHNLPTSRFELFDLSDDPLEQVDLSDRQSGKFREMQLRLQRHIQNGGRVPWQ; encoded by the coding sequence ATGACGATCGGTTTGATTTGGGCTGACCGCCCCCTGTGGGCCGCCGACACCTCAGGGGGGCAACGCAGCAACCGGCCGAATGTTCTGTTGATCATCGTCGACGATCTGGGTGCGGCCGATCTGTCGTGCCTAGGGTCGACCGACATGCGGACACCGCATCTGGACGACCTCTTTGCACGATCATTGCGGCTTCAGCGTTTCTACGCGAATTGTCCGGTTTGTTCGCCGACGCGCGCTTCCGTCCTGACCGGCTTTTATCCCGATCGCGTCGGCGTGCCGGGTGTGATCCGCACGCATCAGGATAACAGCTGGGGCAACTTTTCGCCCTCAAAACCGACCCTGCCGGGTGCCCTGCAAAGTGCCGGTTACCACACCGAAGCGATCGGCAAGTGGCATCTGGGATTGACCGAAGAAGACCATCCACATCGACATGGTTTTGATCATTTCCATGGGTTCTTGGGTGACATGATGGATGACTATTACAACCATCTGCGCCATGGCCAACACTACATGCGTGACGGCATGACGCCGGTTCACCCGGAAGGTCACGCCACCGATGTCTTCACCTCATGGGCCGAAGCATTCATTTCGAACCAAACCGAACACGCCGATCGTCCCTGGTTTTTGTACTTGGCCTACAACGCGCCACACACTCCCATTCAACCGCCGCAAGATTGGTTGGAACGCGTGCGGCAACGCGATTCATCGATCGACCCCCGACGCGCCAAACTGGTCGCATTGATCGAACATTTGGACGACGGCATCGGTCGTGTTTTGAAACGGCTTGCCGACACCGGCCAAGATCAAAACACCCTCGTTGTCTTCACCAGCGACAACGGCGGGCAAGTCAACGTTGGTGCAAACAACGGCAACCTGCGTGACGGGAAAGGGTCCATGTACGAAGGCGGTCTCAGGATCCCAGGTTCGCTGTATGTTCCGCCGGGATGTGGCGCGACCGCCGAAACCACGATCGGCAGTGTGGCCAAGGCGGCGAATTGCACCGCAGATTTGATGCCCACCGTCTTGGACCTGGTCGGTGCCGAGATCCCGGATGCGTTGGACGGCCGGTCATTGGTCCCGATGATTCGGAACCCGGCAACCGATTGGGAGGATCCCCGAGAGATTTACTTTGTCCGTCGTGAAGGCGGCAAAGCTTATGGTGGCCTGACTTGCGAAGCCGTCTTGGTCGGCCAGACGAAACTGGTGCACAACTTGCCCACCAGCCGTTTTGAACTGTTCGATCTTTCCGACGACCCGCTGGAACAGGTTGATCTGTCGGATCGTCAATCCGGGAAGTTCCGTGAAATGCAATTGCGGCTGCAGCGGCACATCCAGAACGGCGGCCGCGTTCCCTGGCAATAA
- a CDS encoding coiled-coil domain-containing protein has translation MNAWIGIPVMSAFLFVLGGILIGHLLWYRDRTSDLKAVDEAEGKYAKARISAVQRKRDVGELERRLDQREREVKQQELEIQKLKKQHHAWETQNEDVQAQLQRLENARQNALATAKQAEEDRQASELAAEEMKTRLDDERQRHQQTQADAQKEFNRVVASQQQAESHLREMEAALDQAKQDAAQFEAQLQQLAKDKNEQVHEHTNDLKRIETLEDEIASLTAELRKQQSDSADLIAARDELEQRVEQSAEQLEVQVRKTESLIQQLSEQRESSESFQATIDEQKNVIAQQTERISVLVEQSSQQDESVAKQITQLRDEATMLNENLTAERDAHDATKQQNIELRDAQQSFERQIAELKERLQQADTRHQASLQQMNETQDELLRANQMLVDLRSTVEDRTQKNIELESRHAELRTQAAVADQLRGELQQANNHVAELQSRVESLDAMVADLKQQKHTLVQMRNKASDQNDQSKIALVAVNETVDQLRVALRQREQELTARVDAAHAKVTESETQSRKLQEHVESLQSKLAEMDLLQTQLDEARDALAKRDDAYQSSCAELQASTQEITELKTRLDQTHIDLDQSRGELALSQDRAQRLELTLQEHAAQIQTLQSTLSDRDETVQQTQVELQQQSDQVRRLSDQLSDTRQEVLSAEDRLHEHADTIANLKAELESAIQRHTAAQQSLSESESRVAQLTGDLAEAEPFRDRAKQLQSQIDHLEAQLGMVLAEHEDSLEANARMQDRLSEVEAELHGATKTIRELRRSRASMGLAQRPDDQDDSARRAA, from the coding sequence ATGAATGCCTGGATTGGCATCCCCGTCATGTCCGCCTTTCTGTTTGTCTTGGGCGGCATTTTGATTGGCCACTTGCTGTGGTATCGCGACCGAACCAGCGACCTAAAGGCGGTGGATGAAGCCGAAGGCAAATATGCCAAGGCTCGCATTTCGGCCGTGCAGCGCAAACGTGACGTCGGTGAACTGGAACGACGTTTGGACCAGCGGGAACGCGAGGTCAAACAACAGGAATTGGAAATCCAAAAGCTGAAGAAACAGCATCACGCCTGGGAAACTCAAAACGAAGACGTCCAAGCCCAACTGCAGCGTTTGGAAAACGCACGCCAGAATGCGTTGGCCACCGCCAAACAGGCCGAGGAAGATCGACAGGCCAGCGAATTGGCTGCCGAGGAAATGAAAACTCGGCTGGACGACGAACGACAGCGTCATCAGCAAACCCAGGCCGACGCACAGAAGGAATTCAACCGCGTCGTGGCTTCGCAGCAACAGGCCGAAAGCCACCTGCGTGAAATGGAAGCCGCCCTGGACCAGGCCAAACAGGATGCCGCCCAGTTCGAAGCACAGCTGCAGCAGTTGGCCAAGGACAAGAACGAACAGGTTCACGAGCATACCAATGACCTGAAGCGGATCGAGACGCTGGAGGACGAAATCGCGTCGTTGACCGCCGAGCTTCGCAAACAGCAATCCGATTCGGCCGACCTGATCGCCGCTCGAGACGAATTGGAACAACGCGTCGAACAATCCGCCGAACAGCTGGAAGTCCAAGTTCGCAAGACGGAATCGTTGATCCAACAATTGTCCGAACAGCGAGAATCAAGCGAGTCTTTTCAAGCGACGATCGACGAACAGAAAAACGTCATCGCACAACAGACCGAACGCATCTCGGTGTTGGTGGAACAGTCCAGCCAACAAGACGAATCGGTGGCCAAACAAATCACGCAACTGCGTGATGAGGCCACCATGCTGAACGAGAATCTGACGGCCGAACGTGACGCCCACGACGCCACCAAACAACAGAACATCGAACTGAGAGATGCCCAGCAATCGTTCGAACGTCAAATCGCTGAGCTGAAGGAACGGCTGCAACAGGCAGACACGCGACATCAGGCCAGTTTGCAACAGATGAACGAAACGCAAGATGAACTGTTGCGTGCGAATCAGATGTTGGTCGATCTGCGGTCCACGGTCGAAGACCGAACCCAAAAGAATATCGAACTGGAATCACGGCATGCCGAGCTGCGAACCCAAGCGGCAGTTGCCGATCAATTGCGGGGCGAACTACAGCAGGCCAACAATCATGTCGCCGAATTGCAGTCACGTGTTGAGTCGTTGGATGCGATGGTGGCGGACCTGAAGCAGCAAAAGCACACGTTGGTTCAGATGCGCAACAAGGCCAGCGACCAAAACGATCAGTCCAAGATCGCTTTGGTCGCGGTCAACGAAACCGTGGATCAATTACGAGTCGCGCTTCGTCAACGCGAGCAAGAACTGACCGCCCGTGTCGATGCGGCGCATGCAAAGGTGACCGAGTCGGAAACCCAGTCCCGAAAGCTGCAAGAACACGTCGAATCGCTGCAATCCAAGCTGGCGGAAATGGACCTGTTGCAAACGCAACTGGATGAAGCACGCGATGCCTTGGCCAAACGCGACGACGCCTATCAATCATCTTGTGCGGAGCTGCAAGCATCCACGCAGGAAATTACGGAGTTGAAGACTCGTTTGGATCAAACGCACATCGACCTGGACCAAAGCCGCGGCGAACTGGCGTTGTCCCAGGACCGCGCTCAGCGATTGGAATTGACACTACAGGAACACGCCGCACAGATTCAAACGCTGCAATCGACGTTGTCGGATCGCGATGAAACAGTTCAGCAAACACAGGTCGAATTGCAACAGCAATCGGACCAAGTCCGGCGGCTGTCCGATCAGCTCAGCGATACCCGGCAAGAAGTCCTGTCGGCTGAAGATCGTCTGCACGAACACGCCGACACCATCGCCAACTTGAAAGCTGAACTGGAATCGGCGATTCAGCGTCACACCGCAGCACAACAGTCGCTAAGCGAAAGCGAAAGTCGCGTCGCGCAGTTGACCGGCGACCTTGCCGAAGCGGAGCCGTTCCGAGACCGTGCCAAGCAATTGCAAAGCCAAATCGATCATTTGGAAGCTCAGCTGGGAATGGTTTTGGCCGAGCACGAAGATAGCTTGGAGGCGAACGCCAGAATGCAGGATCGATTAAGCGAAGTCGAAGCCGAGCTGCACGGTGCGACGAAAACGATCCGCGAATTGCGACGAAGTCGGGCCAGCATGGGATTGGCCCAACGACCGGACGACCAGGACGATTCGGCCCGACGCGCCGCCTAG
- a CDS encoding 3-keto-disaccharide hydrolase yields MKLRRCFSIFAIALVGCVLGNGPNAFGQAEVADGFQSLFNGTDLSGWVIPEGDGGHWKVVDGVIDYDAMSEASGDKNLKTEQEFTDFILKIDWRLKQTTGLMDIPVVLSDGTYLTDRSGNNITIKRPNADSGVYLRGDSRAQLNIWCWPIGSGEVYGHRNNPKTPPEIRAALTPRLNADKPVGQWNRFEIILVDDRVTVMLNDQLVLENAQLPGIPEKGPVVLQHHGGMRNGEYSPASSLIQFKNIWIKPLD; encoded by the coding sequence ATGAAACTGCGTCGCTGTTTTTCAATTTTTGCCATTGCTTTGGTTGGCTGCGTCTTGGGCAACGGCCCCAACGCTTTCGGCCAAGCCGAAGTCGCTGACGGATTCCAATCCCTTTTCAACGGTACCGACCTTTCGGGTTGGGTGATTCCCGAAGGCGACGGGGGACACTGGAAGGTCGTCGACGGCGTCATCGACTATGACGCGATGTCCGAAGCCAGCGGCGACAAGAACCTGAAAACCGAACAGGAATTCACCGACTTCATCCTGAAAATCGATTGGCGTTTGAAGCAGACGACCGGCTTGATGGACATCCCAGTTGTGCTGAGCGACGGGACCTATTTGACCGATCGATCCGGAAACAACATCACCATCAAGCGGCCCAACGCGGATTCGGGTGTTTACCTGCGTGGTGACAGCCGAGCCCAGCTGAACATCTGGTGCTGGCCGATCGGATCGGGCGAAGTCTATGGCCACCGCAACAATCCCAAGACTCCGCCAGAAATCCGTGCCGCTTTGACGCCACGGTTGAATGCAGACAAACCGGTGGGCCAGTGGAACCGGTTCGAAATCATCTTGGTCGACGATCGGGTGACCGTGATGCTGAATGACCAATTGGTTCTGGAAAACGCCCAGTTGCCCGGGATTCCCGAGAAGGGACCGGTCGTGCTGCAACACCACGGCGGTATGCGAAACGGCGAGTACTCGCCCGCGTCCAGCTTGATCCAGTTCAAGAACATTTGGATCAAACCGCTGGACTGA
- a CDS encoding thiamine-phosphate kinase: protein METSFLAYLRGRCRTLPEVEVGIGDDAAVLAPVQGRQVICADQIIDGVDFDAAGQSLADIGYKAMAINLSDIAAMGAVPDAAFVTLALPKDDATQTAGAVYEGILESAARHQVSIAGGDLSVYDGPLSINITMTGHVAAGEPWLRSGACEGDAIVVSGAFGGSILGRHLRPISRLSMAATLRRLVDVHAAIDASDGLSLDLDRMLAASRVGAELDIDQIPIHDDAHRQSKQSGRSAFEHAWSDGEDFELIMTMSADDAQKAVDDPEIGKDLRRIGTVVGRTGLWKRDKGSLKRLSPQGYLHG, encoded by the coding sequence ATGGAAACATCCTTTTTGGCATATTTGCGTGGTCGTTGCCGAACCCTTCCCGAGGTGGAGGTCGGCATCGGCGATGACGCCGCGGTCTTGGCGCCGGTCCAAGGCCGGCAAGTGATTTGCGCCGACCAGATCATCGACGGGGTGGATTTCGACGCCGCCGGCCAGTCTTTGGCCGACATCGGATACAAGGCGATGGCGATCAATCTGTCCGACATCGCCGCGATGGGGGCTGTTCCCGATGCGGCGTTCGTCACGCTTGCTTTGCCCAAAGACGATGCGACCCAAACGGCCGGGGCGGTTTATGAAGGCATCTTGGAATCCGCCGCCCGCCATCAGGTTTCGATCGCCGGCGGAGACCTTTCAGTCTATGACGGCCCATTGTCGATCAACATCACCATGACCGGACACGTGGCCGCGGGCGAACCCTGGTTACGAAGTGGTGCGTGTGAAGGCGACGCCATTGTCGTCTCCGGTGCATTCGGTGGTAGCATTCTGGGGCGGCATCTGCGTCCGATCAGCCGACTGTCCATGGCGGCGACGCTACGCCGCTTGGTTGACGTACACGCGGCGATCGATGCCAGCGATGGGTTGTCGTTGGACCTGGACCGTATGCTGGCCGCCAGTCGCGTCGGCGCGGAACTGGATATCGATCAAATCCCGATCCACGACGATGCCCACCGGCAAAGCAAACAAAGCGGACGCAGTGCGTTTGAACACGCCTGGAGCGACGGCGAAGATTTTGAACTGATCATGACCATGTCGGCCGACGATGCGCAAAAGGCCGTCGACGATCCGGAAATCGGTAAAGACCTCCGGCGTATCGGCACCGTCGTCGGCCGAACCGGACTTTGGAAGCGAGACAAAGGCAGCCTGAAGCGGCTGTCGCCCCAAGGATACCTGCACGGATGA
- a CDS encoding aldehyde dehydrogenase family protein, producing MSTTLSPNELDVKIDHAECFINGEFVPAASGKTFATINPATEEEICQVAEGDAEDVDRAAKAARAALESGPWARMDAADRGRLMYQLADRIEQDIDSLAALETLDNGKPIRESRGGDLPLVVDVLRYYAGFADKIQGSTIPVRGNHFCYTRREPIGVAGQIIPWNFPMLMVAWKWGPALAAGCTIVMKPAEQTPLSCLRMAQLAKEVGFPDGVINVVPGFGPTAGAAVVKHPMIDKVAFTGEHRTAQTITRDSAETLKRLTFELGGKSPNVIFADADLDAAAQGTYTGLYLNQGQCCCAGSRVFVEESVHDEFLDKLKRLTLQRRVGNPFDGDTEQGPQIDQAQFDKIMSYINKGKEQGAQCVAGGERVGDKGYFIQPTIFDSVQDDMAIAREEIFGPVLSMLTFNDKEDLIRRANDTCYGLAAAVWTRDVSLAHEFAARVRAGTIWVNTYDAFDARAPFGGFKMSGYGRELGEEGLKAYTESKTVTMAL from the coding sequence ATGTCGACCACGCTTTCCCCTAACGAGCTGGACGTCAAAATCGACCACGCCGAATGCTTCATCAATGGCGAATTCGTTCCCGCCGCCAGTGGCAAGACATTCGCAACGATCAATCCGGCGACCGAAGAAGAGATTTGTCAGGTCGCCGAAGGCGATGCCGAAGACGTCGACCGGGCGGCCAAGGCGGCCCGCGCCGCGTTGGAATCGGGACCTTGGGCACGGATGGATGCCGCCGATCGTGGGAGGTTGATGTACCAACTGGCCGATCGAATCGAACAAGACATCGATTCACTGGCGGCATTGGAAACGCTGGACAACGGCAAACCGATTCGCGAAAGCCGTGGCGGCGATTTGCCACTGGTGGTCGACGTGCTTCGATATTACGCCGGCTTTGCGGACAAGATCCAAGGCAGCACGATTCCGGTTCGCGGCAACCATTTTTGCTACACACGACGTGAACCGATCGGGGTGGCGGGCCAGATCATCCCTTGGAACTTCCCCATGCTGATGGTCGCTTGGAAATGGGGTCCCGCGTTGGCCGCCGGTTGCACCATCGTGATGAAGCCTGCTGAACAAACGCCGCTTAGCTGTTTGCGGATGGCACAATTGGCCAAGGAAGTCGGCTTTCCCGATGGCGTCATCAACGTCGTCCCCGGTTTCGGACCGACCGCGGGGGCCGCAGTGGTCAAGCACCCGATGATCGACAAGGTCGCTTTCACTGGCGAACACCGAACGGCGCAAACGATCACTCGTGATTCTGCCGAAACGTTGAAACGATTGACGTTCGAACTGGGTGGTAAAAGCCCGAACGTGATTTTCGCCGATGCCGATCTGGATGCCGCCGCCCAGGGGACCTACACCGGGCTGTACCTGAACCAGGGCCAATGTTGTTGCGCGGGCAGCCGCGTGTTTGTTGAAGAAAGCGTGCATGACGAATTCTTGGACAAACTGAAACGTCTGACCCTTCAGCGGCGCGTCGGCAATCCGTTTGACGGCGACACCGAACAGGGGCCACAAATCGACCAAGCCCAGTTCGACAAAATCATGTCGTACATCAACAAAGGCAAAGAGCAGGGTGCCCAGTGTGTGGCCGGCGGCGAACGGGTCGGCGACAAAGGTTACTTCATCCAGCCGACGATCTTTGATTCCGTTCAAGACGACATGGCGATCGCCAGGGAAGAGATCTTCGGCCCGGTGCTTAGCATGTTGACCTTCAATGACAAAGAAGACCTGATCCGCCGTGCCAACGACACCTGCTATGGTTTGGCCGCGGCGGTGTGGACACGCGACGTATCGCTGGCCCATGAATTTGCCGCCCGAGTTCGCGCCGGGACGATTTGGGTCAACACTTATGACGCCTTCGATGCTCGCGCCCCGTTCGGCGGATTCAAGATGTCCGGTTACGGACGCGAATTGGGCGAAGAAGGTTTGAAGGCGTATACCGAAAGCAAAACCGTCACGATGGCACTTTGA
- a CDS encoding DUF58 domain-containing protein, with protein MEPIRQTAQETFQYASALPWLIIAAATMPLVLAAWWTKIFPSRRWVIALAVIAVVSTLNVFFPALLLAVLVLDGLLILFASIDFFLVLVMTSGGITASRSHSRTGSIGVPMESRLGVENRTAITLVGHVRDDLPDGFRSDPMDHPLRLPPLAEFSATRQLTAFRRGAFQLHHVYLRLESPLRFWRRHVSIPVESRINVYPDMKQMSDYALLARTDRLSLIGVRRTRRIGQDSDFERLRDYTRDDNYRHIDWRSTARRRKLTVKQFQTDQSQRVVFMLDCGRMMTNLCEGLSLLDHALNASLMMAYVALHQGDSVGMLCFSDTVHAYVPPRGGASQMNRLLQAGFDQFPRMVESRYDQAFVYLQNHCKRRSLITLATNVIDEVNAAAVVDYLGNISGKHLPLGILLRDRGLFDAADTAVARAESAGPSTLGGLATAERRTLYRGVAAADILIWRQQVLRDLEQRGVLCVDAFPDELTAPLVNQYLEIKAQHLL; from the coding sequence ATGGAACCGATCCGCCAGACCGCACAAGAAACCTTCCAGTACGCATCGGCGCTGCCTTGGCTGATCATTGCCGCAGCGACGATGCCGCTGGTCTTGGCGGCTTGGTGGACCAAGATTTTTCCCAGCCGCCGCTGGGTCATCGCGTTGGCGGTGATCGCGGTGGTCAGCACGCTGAACGTTTTCTTTCCCGCGTTGCTGTTGGCCGTGCTGGTCCTGGATGGGCTATTGATCCTGTTCGCCAGCATCGACTTTTTTCTGGTCCTGGTCATGACGTCCGGCGGTATCACGGCGTCACGATCTCATTCGCGGACGGGCAGCATCGGTGTGCCCATGGAAAGTCGTCTGGGGGTGGAAAACCGAACCGCGATTACGCTGGTCGGTCACGTCCGCGACGACTTGCCGGATGGCTTTCGGTCCGACCCGATGGACCACCCACTGCGTTTGCCGCCGTTGGCGGAATTTTCGGCGACGCGCCAACTGACGGCGTTTCGACGCGGTGCGTTTCAACTTCATCACGTCTATCTGCGACTGGAAAGCCCGCTGCGGTTCTGGCGCCGACACGTTTCGATTCCGGTGGAAAGTCGAATCAACGTCTATCCCGACATGAAACAAATGTCGGACTACGCGTTGCTGGCAAGAACCGATCGACTCAGTTTGATCGGTGTTCGGCGGACCCGGCGGATCGGCCAAGACAGTGATTTCGAACGCCTGCGCGACTACACCCGTGACGACAATTATCGTCACATCGATTGGCGCAGCACGGCCCGTCGGCGAAAGCTGACCGTCAAACAGTTCCAAACCGACCAAAGCCAACGCGTGGTCTTCATGTTGGACTGCGGACGCATGATGACCAATCTGTGCGAAGGGCTTTCGCTGCTGGATCACGCATTGAACGCTTCGTTGATGATGGCCTATGTCGCGCTGCATCAAGGGGATTCGGTCGGCATGCTGTGCTTTTCCGACACGGTCCACGCCTACGTGCCACCACGCGGGGGCGCCAGCCAAATGAATCGGCTGCTGCAAGCCGGATTCGATCAATTCCCCCGCATGGTCGAATCACGTTATGACCAAGCGTTCGTCTATCTGCAAAATCACTGCAAGCGTCGTTCGCTGATCACCTTGGCCACCAACGTCATTGACGAAGTCAATGCGGCGGCGGTCGTGGACTACCTGGGCAACATCAGCGGCAAACATTTACCGCTGGGCATCTTGCTGCGCGACCGCGGTCTGTTCGATGCCGCCGACACGGCGGTCGCTCGGGCGGAATCTGCCGGACCATCGACTTTGGGCGGGCTGGCGACGGCCGAGCGTAGAACGCTGTACCGTGGCGTGGCGGCCGCCGACATTCTGATTTGGCGGCAGCAGGTGTTGCGAGACCTGGAGCAGCGCGGCGTTCTGTGCGTCGATGCGTTTCCCGACGAATTGACCGCGCCACTGGTCAATCAATACTTGGAAATCAAAGCGCAACACTTGCTTTAA
- a CDS encoding LysR family transcriptional regulator produces MQLRSLEIFCAVAEHRSFSRAASAFELTQSAVSQSIQQLEESVGAKLIDRGTRPLSLTDAGELYFRGLRRFLRDYQSLEREVRHRGQRLAGEVRVGTIYSVGLSYLPDATTEFSRLHSDVRVQLEFGHSHSVVEIVERGDADFGLVSFPRNTKTIVHVGWQSEPMRLVCSPRHPLADSDSVGRDQLHGLSMVGFCRSLLLRQEIDKLLAKMGVTVNFDIEFDNADSMVRAIEANGGIAFLPQSVVRRETATGTLRVLACPDFQMNRPLGFIFRRTAKLTPAAIEFASLLLGRPLPIDRRGRLDPSPRGGSSPRLTGGNESADEHTATTSVVA; encoded by the coding sequence TTGCAACTCCGATCGCTCGAAATTTTCTGTGCCGTTGCCGAGCATCGCAGCTTCAGCCGGGCGGCGTCGGCTTTCGAATTGACCCAAAGCGCGGTTAGCCAGTCGATTCAGCAGTTGGAAGAATCCGTCGGCGCCAAGCTGATCGATCGCGGTACGCGCCCGCTTAGCCTGACCGACGCCGGCGAGCTTTACTTTCGCGGCCTGCGGCGATTCTTGCGGGATTACCAATCGCTGGAGCGGGAGGTCCGGCATCGCGGCCAACGCTTGGCCGGTGAAGTCCGAGTGGGAACGATTTACTCGGTCGGTCTGAGTTACCTGCCCGACGCGACCACGGAATTCTCACGGTTACACAGCGACGTCCGTGTGCAGTTGGAATTCGGCCACAGCCACAGTGTTGTTGAGATCGTGGAACGTGGTGACGCTGATTTCGGACTGGTCAGCTTTCCCCGAAACACGAAAACCATTGTCCACGTGGGCTGGCAGAGCGAACCGATGCGTTTGGTCTGTTCCCCCCGTCACCCGTTGGCCGACAGCGATTCGGTCGGCCGAGATCAATTGCACGGGTTGTCGATGGTCGGCTTTTGCCGGTCGCTGCTGTTGAGGCAAGAGATCGACAAGCTGTTGGCCAAGATGGGCGTGACGGTCAACTTCGACATCGAGTTCGATAACGCCGATTCGATGGTTCGCGCGATCGAAGCCAATGGCGGGATCGCGTTTTTGCCTCAATCGGTCGTCCGACGTGAAACCGCAACCGGCACGCTGAGAGTGCTGGCTTGCCCTGATTTTCAAATGAACCGACCGCTCGGATTCATATTCCGGCGGACGGCCAAGCTGACGCCCGCCGCCATCGAATTTGCATCCCTGTTGCTGGGCCGGCCGCTGCCCATTGATCGCCGCGGTCGCTTGGATCCGTCGCCGCGTGGCGGATCGTCGCCACGATTGACCGGCGGCAATGAGTCCGCCGACGAACACACCGCCACCACGTCCGTGGTGGCTTGA